In a single window of the Eshraghiella crossota genome:
- a CDS encoding LysM peptidoglycan-binding domain-containing protein encodes MEVIYGNKKNNQEVKLPLNIKKYGKTDGRCKVYIEDYAYTFINGLKQDEYEDGITGLLLGEVKKNNEGTYIFVKGAVEVTNAAVFADRIAFTEETWPIANSRVREFFPDMKIIGWYLNSTTISDMEIIKKAHKESFNEEDNIFFMINPKDNSPKLFMGSKGNLKALDGYTVYYEKNEEMQNYMTDVRKDHAEFSDEFSDESTGRYRQMLNEKRTASKSTKRNFTIIYGLSMFLLIVVLIIGVNNINSYDKMKDKTDGETKIAGSEDPTTKKNTPVESVNGDVETTPKQEEAETTTPAESPTTKPTEPETTTPAPTEAATTAAQYDTYTVKAGDSFISICKQFYGNENMADVGLIRDANNMGENDELLIGMEIKIPRK; translated from the coding sequence ATGGAAGTCATTTACGGGAATAAGAAGAATAATCAGGAAGTCAAGCTTCCTCTTAATATAAAAAAATATGGAAAAACCGATGGCAGATGTAAAGTATATATAGAAGATTACGCATATACTTTTATCAATGGGTTGAAGCAGGATGAATATGAAGATGGTATAACAGGACTTCTTCTCGGAGAGGTGAAAAAGAATAACGAGGGTACCTACATATTTGTAAAAGGTGCGGTTGAAGTTACCAATGCAGCAGTGTTCGCAGACAGAATTGCTTTTACGGAAGAGACATGGCCTATTGCAAACAGCAGGGTGCGTGAATTTTTCCCTGATATGAAGATAATCGGATGGTATCTTAATTCGACAACCATAAGTGATATGGAGATAATTAAGAAAGCACATAAGGAAAGCTTCAATGAAGAAGATAACATTTTTTTCATGATTAATCCTAAGGATAACAGTCCGAAATTATTTATGGGCAGTAAAGGTAACCTGAAGGCTCTTGATGGATATACCGTATATTATGAAAAAAATGAAGAGATGCAGAATTATATGACTGATGTCAGAAAAGATCATGCAGAATTTAGTGATGAATTTTCTGATGAATCCACAGGCAGATACAGACAAATGCTGAACGAGAAGAGAACAGCATCTAAGAGCACCAAAAGAAATTTTACCATAATATACGGATTAAGCATGTTCCTGCTTATTGTTGTGCTTATAATAGGTGTAAATAATATCAATAGTTATGACAAGATGAAAGATAAGACTGATGGTGAAACAAAGATTGCAGGAAGTGAGGATCCGACAACTAAGAAGAACACCCCTGTGGAATCTGTTAATGGCGATGTGGAGACTACTCCTAAGCAGGAAGAAGCTGAGACTACTACACCGGCTGAATCACCGACAACGAAACCGACGGAACCGGAGACAACAACACCTGCACCGACAGAAGCAGCAACTACGGCAGCACAGTACGATACATATACTGTTAAAGCAGGCGACAGTTTTATAAGTATATGCAAGCAGTTTTACGGAAATGAGAATATGGCAGATGTAGGTTTGATAAGGGACGCCAACAATATGGGCGAAAACGATGAACTGCTTATCGGGATGGAAATAAAGATACCTAGAAAATAA
- a CDS encoding DUF5711 family protein: protein MEKNDGYESRLQKHRAKVMKTIMAAIGVILVIVIVIIIINNKSTYSSYKVENKIRRDDGGYAEYVPFGNEILRCSKDGIASHSYSGKTLWNSTYEVNEFTMSMSGNNLAVADIGGSKIYTFNTNGMIESINTALPVLQISVSKAGYVAAVLEDKNVEYINMYSMKGEKIYTIKKAIDIDGLPVSISISEDGEKLVAAFTGIKDGNIKSSVVFYNFNEVGQNENERVVGGFDYGSTIVGRVEFLNATTVVAYGENKVSLYHINEYPELIKDIEVDYNIDKVFSGESYIGLVHRDKTEAKDIIEVYNTSGNKIFTKTSDKNYTHYKIADSRIIMYNEKECVIYSTNGKIKFEYTFQDGISSFIPLDKDNEYIYINKDYIRKIKLR from the coding sequence ATGGAAAAAAATGATGGTTATGAAAGCAGGTTACAAAAGCACCGTGCTAAAGTCATGAAAACCATAATGGCTGCAATCGGAGTTATTCTTGTAATAGTTATTGTAATAATTATCATTAATAACAAGTCTACATATTCATCATATAAAGTAGAAAATAAAATACGTCGTGATGACGGCGGATATGCGGAATATGTACCGTTTGGCAACGAAATCCTTCGCTGCAGTAAAGATGGAATCGCATCACATTCCTATAGTGGGAAGACTTTATGGAACAGTACTTATGAAGTAAATGAATTTACTATGTCAATGTCAGGCAATAATCTTGCTGTTGCAGACATTGGAGGCAGCAAGATATATACGTTTAACACAAACGGCATGATTGAAAGTATTAATACAGCACTTCCTGTGCTTCAAATCAGCGTATCAAAGGCAGGATATGTGGCGGCAGTGCTTGAGGACAAGAATGTAGAATATATTAATATGTATTCCATGAAAGGAGAAAAGATTTATACCATCAAGAAAGCTATTGATATAGACGGACTTCCGGTAAGCATATCCATATCAGAGGATGGGGAAAAACTTGTAGCAGCATTTACAGGAATCAAAGACGGAAATATCAAGTCAAGTGTTGTATTTTATAATTTTAATGAAGTAGGCCAGAACGAAAATGAAAGGGTAGTGGGTGGTTTTGACTATGGCAGTACCATAGTTGGAAGAGTGGAATTTTTAAACGCCACTACAGTAGTTGCTTACGGAGAGAACAAAGTCAGCCTTTACCATATAAATGAATATCCTGAACTTATAAAAGATATTGAAGTGGATTACAATATAGATAAAGTATTTTCAGGAGAATCGTATATAGGTCTTGTTCATCGTGATAAGACAGAGGCAAAAGATATAATTGAAGTATATAACACTTCGGGAAATAAAATTTTTACCAAAACAAGCGATAAGAATTACACACATTATAAAATTGCGGACAGCAGGATAATTATGTACAATGAAAAAGAATGTGTGATATACTCCACGAATGGTAAAATTAAATTTGAGTATACATTTCAGGATGGCATAAGCAGTTTTATTCCACTTGATAAAGATAATGAATATATATATATTAATAAAGATTACATTAGAAAAATCAAACTCAGATAG
- a CDS encoding CvpA family protein, which yields MNWTFLITLLILIICTVVGAFRGLIKTVYSLIIIVAVTVLTTIFAPKLTTYLKNNTTWDDALQSKTESFLRDRGILSDGRQIDLDELPVPDSIKNKISGGVADYSGKTAEIYNDFVVETVSGIIFSAIVYIVMFVLLLALARVIGILLNVIEKLPVLKQINKLAGGAAGLVKGLLIVWIAAILVMILSNTPIGIKIAADIDGNVFLKFLYDKNLIMYFLTGGKNI from the coding sequence GTGAACTGGACATTTTTAATTACATTATTAATACTGATTATCTGCACGGTTGTGGGAGCGTTTAGGGGACTGATTAAAACAGTCTACTCCCTTATCATCATTGTTGCGGTTACGGTATTAACTACAATTTTTGCACCTAAGCTTACAACGTATCTTAAAAACAATACAACATGGGATGATGCGTTGCAGTCAAAGACAGAAAGCTTTTTAAGAGACAGAGGCATATTGTCAGATGGCAGACAGATAGACCTTGATGAGCTTCCTGTACCGGATTCAATAAAAAATAAGATATCCGGCGGAGTTGCGGATTACAGCGGCAAAACAGCGGAAATATATAATGATTTTGTTGTGGAAACGGTGTCGGGAATAATTTTTTCGGCTATAGTCTACATTGTGATGTTTGTTCTATTGCTTGCATTGGCACGAGTAATAGGAATACTGCTTAATGTAATTGAAAAATTACCTGTTCTTAAACAGATTAATAAACTGGCAGGCGGAGCTGCAGGTCTTGTTAAAGGTTTACTGATTGTATGGATTGCCGCAATTCTTGTGATGATATTAAGCAATACTCCGATAGGCATTAAAATTGCCGCAGATATAGACGGCAACGTATTCCTCAAATTTTTATACGATAAGAATCTTATAATGTACTTTCTCACAGGAGGAAAAAATATTTAA